The Macaca nemestrina isolate mMacNem1 chromosome 6, mMacNem.hap1, whole genome shotgun sequence genome window below encodes:
- the LOC105463131 gene encoding zinc finger protein 474, whose amino-acid sequence MERGKKKRISNKLQQTFHHSKEPTFLINQAGFLSSDSYSSLLPETESVNPGEKIKTDTQKKRPGTVILSKPSGRRIISESQLSPPVIPARRPGFRVCYICGREFGSQSIAIHEPQCLQKWHIENSKLPKHLRRPEPSKPQSLSGSGSYSLQASNEAAFQSAQAQLLPCESCGRTFLPDNLLVHQRSCKPKGEGARAPQSNSSDHLTGLKKACSGTPARPRTVICYICGREFGTLSLPIHEPKCLEKWKIENDRLPVELHQPLPRKPQPLPTAQSSQAGPSQAQLVSCPNCSLTFTSDRLLVHQRSCKTQPQGPKDQNLTLGSKGGLKESTNSKQQRNRAAPSVTDRVIHATQEALGEPGGTLCL is encoded by the coding sequence atggaaagaggaaagaagaaaagaatttccaataAGTTACAACAAACTTTTCACCATTCTAAAGAACCCACTTTCCTTATCAACCAAGCTGGGTTTCTCTCTAGTGACTCCTATTCTAGCCTTTTGCCAGAAACAGAGAGTGTTAATCCTGGTGAAAAGATTAAGACAGACACTCAGAAAAAGAGACCTGGGACTGTGATACTATCAAAACCGTCAGGTAGAAGAATTATATCGGAAAGCCAGCTTAGCCCCCCTGTGATCCCGGCCCGCAGGCCTGGATTCCGGGTGTGCTACATCTGTGGTCGAGAATTTGGGTCCCAGTCAATTGCCATTCATGAACCCCAGTGCTTGCAGAAGTGGCATATTGAAAACAGTAAGTTGCCCAAGCACTTGAGGAGGCCAGAACCCTCCAAACCACAGTCTCTGAGCGGCAGTGGGTCCTACAGTCTTCAGGCAAGTAATGAGGCTGCATTTCAGAGTGCCCAGGCTCAGCTGCTGCCCTGTGAATCCTGTGGCCGCACATTCTTGCCAGATAATCTTCTTGTTCATCAGAGAAGCTGCAAGCCAAAGGGTGAGGGTGCCAGAGCACCACAATCAAACAGTTCTGATCATCTTACTGGCCTCAAGAAAGCTTGTAGTGGAACCCCAGCCCGACCAAGGACTGTTATCTGCTACATTTGTGGTAGGGAATTTGGCACCCTGTCCCTTCCTATTCATGAGCCCAAATGCCTGGAAAagtggaaaatagaaaatgaccGGCTCCCTGTGGAGCTCCACCAGCCACTCCCACGGAAGCCTCAGCCCCTTCCGACTGCACAGTCCAGCCAAGCGGGACCAAGTCAAGCTCAGCTTGTGTCCTGCCCAAATTGTAGCCTAACCTTTACCTCAGACCGCCTTCTGGTACACCAGAGAAGTTGTAAAACTCAGCCTCAGGGGCCAAAAGATCAGAATTTGACCTTAGGGAGTAAAGGAGGCCTAAAAGAGTCCACTAATTCCAAGCAGCAAAGGAACAGGGCAGCACCCAGTGTAACTGATAGGGTAATTCATGCCACACAAGAGGCTTTAGGTGAACCTGGTGGCACCCTCTGCCTATAG